The genomic window TTGGCCGCCGAGAATCCTAAAATCGATTATAGCCAAAACGAGCAGCATTTAACAGTACGCTACGAAGATAAATATTATGTCTTCCCAATCGCCGAAGTGATTATGCTGCCAATTCAAAATACCACGGCTGAATTGTTGGCAACCTATTTTTGTGCCGAATTGTGCGAACGCCTGCGCCAAGATGGCGTTGATACGCTCAAAATGGTCGGGGTTTGGGTTTCCGAAGGCCCAGGCCAGCAAGCCTTCGCCAGCCGCGAATGGGTGCAAAGCTAATGCTGAGGAATACGCTATGGATGGAATGAGCGCTTTGGTCGTGATTATCGGGGCAGTTGGGTTAATTACCCTCTTGATCATGCGCACCAAAACCTATCGCGAACGCTTGCGCTTTCAGGCGCGGGCGATGGATCGCCATATGCGAACCACCAATATTCGCGATGATGTGCGCCAAGACATTTTGGATCTGTTGATTCGTGGCGATCGTTTGGCTGCCATCCAATATGCCCATGAACAAACCCACCTCGATTTGTTAGAAGCGCGAACCTTAGTTGATGATATTGAAAAAGCGCTGAAAAAACACGACCAAACCCAAGGAGCCAGCAGCGATGGCCATTGATCTTGCCCCACACAACCCCTATGGTCTAACCGTGCGCAGCGCCGTGCTTGGGCGCTGTGGCGGTTTTGGGGCGGGCACTGATCGCTTGGCGAATCTCAGCAATCTTGGAGCTATCATCACCGATCCGTTGGGCACACGTGATCAAGCTATTCAATTAATTCCAACGACAGGCGGGTTGTTGTATCGCTCATCAACCCGTACCTGGCGACGCGCCCAACGTGACGCAGCCCATTGGCAAACCCTCGATCTGCCAGTGTTGCTCTGCCTACAACCGCGGAGCATGCAAGATCTCCAAGAATTATTGCGTAATTTGCATGAGGGTGAATGGGCGGCGGTAGTGCTTGATCTTGAGCAAAGCAGCGAATTAAACCATATGGCGCGTTGGTGCGATTTGGTGCGCAATCAATGGGAAGCTCCACTGTTAATTCAAGTTGCCACCGATCAAATTAGCCAACTCAATGCTATTCCTCAGGCAGTTGATAGTTTGTTGCTTGGTTCGGGGCCACGAGCAAAACATGAGTCGCACTATGGGCGCTTGG from Chloroflexota bacterium includes these protein-coding regions:
- a CDS encoding 6-carboxytetrahydropterin synthase, with product MSQRIYRLQVTKDQLGFAAAHFITMRGKCERLHGHNYRVTVEVEGFLCEDQYVVDFGVLKKHAAEIARTLDHRVLLAAENPKIDYSQNEQHLTVRYEDKYYVFPIAEVIMLPIQNTTAELLATYFCAELCERLRQDGVDTLKMVGVWVSEGPGQQAFASREWVQS